The genomic DNA ACCGCGTGGCCAGCGCGGTGGGCCGGCTGGCGGTGCGCGTGTTCGGGCTGGAGACGGATTGCGGGATGGCGCTGGCGCACCACCTGGGCCGCGCGCTGCAGCTCACAAATATCCTGCGCGATATCGACGAGGATGCCGCCATCGGCCGGCTCTACCTGCCGGCCGAGGCGCTGGCGGCGGCCGGCATTGCGCCCGCCACGCCCGCGGCGGTGGCCGCGCATCCGGCGCTGGGCCAGGCATGCGCGGCCGTGGCGCGCGAGGCCCAGGCCCACTACGACCAGGCCTGGGCCATCATGGCGCGCTGCCCGGCACGCCAGGTGCGCTCGCCGCGCATCATGGCCGAGGTCTACCACCGCATCCTGGCGCGGCTGTGCGCGCAAGGCTGGCGCGCGCCGCGCCAGCGCGTGCGCCTGCCGCGCGCGCAATTGCTCTGGATCGTGCTGCGCCACGCCATCGGCTGAGCGCGGCACGCCGATGCACGCCGGGGCCGGCCACGCCGGGCGC from Cupriavidus taiwanensis includes the following:
- the hpnD gene encoding presqualene diphosphate synthase HpnD, translating into MAGTQIAASDSRVAIGAQAGPAASSGSSFHAALRILPAAQRQAMFEIYAFCRAVDDIADGDAPHAERLAALDAWRRDLDACYAGTPPAPLQPLCAQIRAFDLQQADFLAVIDGMTMDVVQDIRAPDAATLDLYCDRVASAVGRLAVRVFGLETDCGMALAHHLGRALQLTNILRDIDEDAAIGRLYLPAEALAAAGIAPATPAAVAAHPALGQACAAVAREAQAHYDQAWAIMARCPARQVRSPRIMAEVYHRILARLCAQGWRAPRQRVRLPRAQLLWIVLRHAIG